Proteins encoded by one window of Ralstonia sp. RRA:
- a CDS encoding ABC transporter ATP-binding protein, with protein sequence MQANPPPLLDVRGVTLQYKTRQHLVTATYRVDFQVYPGERYILLGPSGCGKSTLLKAIGGYLTPTEGEIRLKGQPVTKPGPDRMMVFQEFDQLLPWKTVKENVLFPLLSTGKLGAREAEERALHYINKVNLTKFADHHPHMLSGGMKQRVAIARGMAMEPDVLLMDEPFAALDALTRRKMQDELLQLWDETRFTVLFVTHSIPEAIRCGSRILILSPHPGQVRAELPSLARGDDDPERFKALEAEIHNMLFDRAVEETHAD encoded by the coding sequence ATGCAGGCGAACCCTCCGCCGTTGCTGGACGTACGCGGCGTCACGCTGCAGTACAAGACACGCCAGCATCTGGTCACAGCCACCTATCGTGTCGACTTCCAGGTCTACCCCGGCGAGCGCTATATCCTGCTCGGCCCATCGGGCTGCGGCAAATCGACGTTGCTCAAGGCCATCGGCGGCTACCTCACGCCCACCGAAGGCGAGATCCGCCTGAAGGGCCAGCCCGTGACCAAGCCAGGGCCAGATCGCATGATGGTGTTCCAGGAGTTCGACCAACTCCTGCCGTGGAAGACGGTGAAGGAGAACGTCCTGTTCCCGCTGCTCTCCACCGGCAAGCTCGGCGCGCGCGAAGCCGAAGAACGCGCGCTGCACTACATCAACAAGGTGAACCTCACCAAGTTTGCGGACCACCATCCGCACATGCTGTCGGGCGGAATGAAGCAACGTGTAGCGATTGCCCGCGGCATGGCAATGGAGCCCGACGTGCTGCTGATGGACGAACCGTTTGCCGCGCTCGACGCGCTCACGCGCCGCAAGATGCAGGACGAGCTGCTGCAACTGTGGGACGAAACGCGATTCACTGTGCTGTTCGTCACGCACTCGATTCCGGAAGCGATCCGCTGCGGCAGCCGCATCCTGATCCTCTCGCCGCATCCGGGCCAGGTCCGCGCAGAACTGCCGAGCCTCGCACGCGGCGACGATGACCCCGAGCGCTTCAAGGCCCTCGAAGCCGAAATCCACAACATGCTGTTCGACCGCGCGGTGGAGGAAACCCATGCAGACTGA
- a CDS encoding GntR family transcriptional regulator — protein MPADLRLPRYQQLRDDLAAQIAQQHWRPGDAIPTEAELAKTYNVAVGTVRKAVDVLVAEGLLERFQGRGTFVRRASFASSLFRFFRFQSETGERRIPESRILKRDVLDAPSAPAAGLQIETGAPVIRLTRLRLLDSAPLLAEEIWLPHDRFADLATLDLGAFGDLLYPLYESHCGQIIASAEETLTAEAVNATYARLLRIQAGDPVMVIERVARGYDRTPLEWRRSRGAAAHFRYHVDIR, from the coding sequence ATGCCCGCCGATCTCCGTCTGCCCCGCTACCAGCAACTGCGCGATGACCTGGCCGCGCAGATCGCCCAACAGCACTGGCGCCCTGGCGATGCCATTCCCACCGAAGCGGAACTCGCCAAAACGTACAACGTGGCCGTAGGCACCGTGCGCAAGGCGGTGGACGTGCTGGTAGCCGAAGGGCTGCTGGAGCGTTTCCAGGGGCGCGGCACCTTTGTGCGGCGCGCCAGCTTTGCCAGTTCCCTCTTCCGCTTCTTCCGCTTCCAGAGCGAGACCGGCGAGCGGCGCATCCCCGAGAGCCGCATCCTCAAGCGAGACGTGCTCGACGCGCCCTCTGCGCCCGCCGCTGGCCTGCAGATCGAAACCGGCGCGCCGGTCATCCGCCTCACGCGTCTGCGTTTGCTCGACAGCGCGCCGCTATTGGCCGAAGAAATCTGGCTGCCGCACGACCGCTTTGCCGATCTCGCCACGCTGGACCTGGGCGCCTTTGGCGACCTGCTCTATCCGCTGTACGAATCGCACTGCGGCCAGATCATCGCCAGCGCCGAAGAAACCCTCACCGCCGAGGCCGTCAACGCCACCTATGCGCGCCTGCTGCGCATCCAGGCCGGTGACCCGGTGATGGTGATCGAACGTGTGGCACGCGGGTACGACCGCACGCCGCTGGAGTGGCGGCGCTCGCGCGGCGCAGCGGCGCACTTCCGGTACCACGTCGATATTCGATAG
- a CDS encoding IclR family transcriptional regulator: MEAEKNQDSVRAVDRALDILLAFRPGDEALTVAELLKRVDLSRPTLYRLLNALEHNGFLVSSGEPQRFRLGSSVARLAYVWASSHRIADIAQAPLRRLWEATGETVALFVPEGAYRVCVAEIESVQPLSFRRGLGYREKLAMGASGRAILAHMDSAAMEALDVHVDPTELAAIRERGYAVSRNELIEGAVALAAPFFNGADRVAGSLCIFGPGVRMTEDRVSTFTEWLVAEATTLSKALGQ, from the coding sequence ATGGAAGCCGAAAAAAACCAGGACAGCGTGCGCGCCGTGGACCGTGCGCTGGACATTCTTCTGGCCTTCCGCCCGGGCGACGAAGCGTTGACGGTGGCGGAACTGCTCAAGCGCGTCGACCTGAGCCGGCCGACGCTGTACCGCCTGCTCAACGCGCTCGAGCACAACGGCTTTCTGGTGTCGTCCGGGGAGCCCCAGCGGTTCCGGCTGGGGAGTTCGGTCGCGCGGTTGGCCTATGTCTGGGCCTCAAGCCATCGCATTGCCGATATCGCACAGGCGCCATTGCGCCGCCTGTGGGAAGCCACCGGAGAAACGGTGGCGCTGTTCGTGCCGGAAGGTGCGTACCGCGTGTGCGTGGCCGAGATCGAAAGCGTGCAGCCCCTGAGCTTCCGCCGTGGTCTGGGCTATCGGGAAAAGCTGGCCATGGGCGCCAGCGGACGCGCGATCCTCGCGCACATGGACAGCGCTGCGATGGAGGCGCTCGATGTCCACGTCGACCCGACCGAGCTGGCCGCCATTCGTGAGCGCGGCTATGCGGTCAGCCGCAATGAGCTGATCGAAGGTGCGGTGGCACTGGCGGCGCCGTTCTTCAATGGCGCGGATCGCGTCGCGGGTTCGCTCTGCATCTTCGGCCCCGGCGTGCGCATGACAGAAGACCGCGTGTCTACCTTCACCGAATGGCTGGTGGCCGAAGCCACCACGCTGTCGAAAGCGCTCGGGCAATAA
- a CDS encoding aromatic ring-hydroxylating dioxygenase subunit alpha, protein MDKQMSETLVRTGPGTAMGDLMRRYWVPALLVSEIPEPDCPPVRVQLLGEKLLAFRDTEGKAALIDEFCSHRGVSLYFGRNEENGIRCAYHGLKFDRDGKCVDVPSAPEACKHMGIKAYPTIERAGIVWAYLGPKDKQPAPPDVEWCNLPESHVYVSKRLQESNYLQAMEGGIDTSHVSYVHRYEVDDDPMHQGTKALDYIKADGNVIFEIEKTPVGLTLFGRRNGEADSYYYRITQWLFPWYTLIPPFGEHALGGHVWVPIDDHNCWAWSINFRPDRPLTEQELADMKAGKGIHNEYEEGTWRTKANKDNDYLIDRQAQKDKRAYSGVFGFAVQDSSLQESMGPIQNHEAEKLLPTDRAIVMCRRMLYEAATNMQSDVEPPALDASAQRVRAAGVLLPKDQKPQEWARVHLDDGKDQPVYSV, encoded by the coding sequence ATGGACAAGCAGATGTCGGAAACATTGGTGCGCACGGGCCCCGGCACGGCGATGGGTGACCTGATGCGCCGGTACTGGGTACCGGCGCTGTTGGTGAGCGAGATTCCAGAGCCGGACTGCCCGCCGGTGCGCGTGCAACTGCTGGGCGAGAAGCTGCTGGCGTTTCGCGATACCGAGGGCAAGGCGGCGCTGATCGACGAGTTCTGCTCGCACCGTGGCGTGTCGCTGTATTTCGGCCGCAATGAAGAGAACGGCATCCGCTGCGCGTATCACGGCCTGAAGTTCGACCGCGACGGCAAGTGCGTGGACGTGCCCTCCGCGCCGGAGGCCTGCAAGCACATGGGTATCAAGGCATACCCGACGATCGAGCGCGCTGGCATCGTCTGGGCCTACCTGGGTCCGAAGGACAAGCAGCCTGCGCCGCCCGATGTGGAGTGGTGCAACCTGCCTGAGAGCCACGTGTACGTCTCCAAGCGGCTGCAGGAGAGCAACTACCTGCAGGCCATGGAGGGCGGCATCGACACCAGCCACGTGTCGTACGTGCACCGCTACGAGGTCGACGATGACCCGATGCACCAGGGCACCAAGGCGCTCGACTACATCAAGGCCGACGGCAACGTGATCTTCGAGATCGAGAAGACGCCCGTGGGCCTCACGCTGTTCGGCCGCCGCAACGGCGAGGCGGACAGCTACTACTACCGCATCACACAGTGGCTGTTCCCCTGGTACACGCTGATCCCTCCGTTTGGCGAGCATGCGCTGGGCGGCCATGTGTGGGTACCGATTGACGACCACAACTGCTGGGCCTGGAGCATCAACTTCCGCCCCGACCGCCCGCTCACCGAGCAGGAACTCGCCGATATGAAGGCCGGTAAGGGCATCCACAACGAATACGAAGAAGGCACCTGGCGCACCAAGGCCAACAAGGACAACGACTACCTGATCGACCGTCAGGCGCAGAAGGACAAACGCGCCTACAGCGGGGTGTTCGGCTTCGCGGTGCAGGACTCGTCGCTGCAGGAAAGCATGGGCCCGATTCAGAACCACGAAGCGGAGAAGCTGCTGCCCACCGACCGCGCGATCGTGATGTGCCGCCGCATGCTGTATGAAGCCGCCACGAACATGCAGAGCGATGTGGAGCCGCCCGCGCTCGACGCCAGCGCCCAGCGCGTGCGCGCTGCCGGCGTGCTGCTGCCCAAGGACCAGAAGCCGCAAGAGTGGGCACGCGTGCACCTGGATGACGGCAAAGACCAGCCGGTCTATTCGGTGTAA
- a CDS encoding SDR family NAD(P)-dependent oxidoreductase, producing MEQRQRLQGKRALITGGGGGIGAATARLFCAAGASVMLVDASAEALERTAADIAAQIPDAQVQTLAANVSDPEQAERAVRLVADRFDGMDVLVNNAAMRNYSALADVTPEEWHAMIDVNLVGTSNYCKAALPLLRASKQGSIVNVSSCYAVTGRKGMGLYDATKAGMLAMTRTLAFEEAAHGVRANAICPGSTLTDFHIGRAQAAGKSVDVLKTQRQDTSLLGRWASPDEVAWPILWLASDEASFITGTTLMVDGGLHVM from the coding sequence ATGGAACAACGACAACGGCTCCAGGGCAAACGCGCCCTGATCACGGGCGGCGGAGGCGGCATCGGGGCTGCCACGGCGCGCCTGTTCTGCGCCGCGGGCGCGTCGGTCATGCTGGTTGACGCGAGCGCCGAAGCGCTGGAACGCACCGCTGCGGACATTGCTGCGCAGATTCCCGATGCTCAGGTGCAAACGCTGGCGGCCAACGTGAGCGACCCGGAACAGGCTGAGCGCGCCGTGCGGCTGGTGGCGGACAGGTTTGACGGCATGGACGTGCTGGTGAACAACGCGGCCATGCGCAACTACTCGGCACTGGCGGACGTCACGCCGGAAGAGTGGCACGCCATGATTGATGTGAACCTCGTCGGCACCTCGAATTACTGCAAGGCGGCGCTGCCGCTGCTGCGGGCTTCCAAGCAGGGCAGCATCGTCAACGTCTCGTCGTGCTACGCCGTGACGGGCCGCAAGGGCATGGGCCTGTATGACGCCACCAAGGCCGGCATGCTGGCCATGACGCGCACGCTCGCCTTTGAGGAGGCGGCGCATGGGGTGCGGGCCAACGCAATCTGTCCTGGTTCAACGCTGACCGATTTCCATATCGGCCGCGCGCAGGCTGCCGGCAAGAGCGTCGACGTGCTCAAGACGCAGCGCCAGGACACCTCGCTGCTGGGGCGCTGGGCATCGCCTGACGAAGTCGCCTGGCCGATCCTGTGGCTGGCCAGCGACGAGGCTTCGTTTATCACCGGCACCACGCTGATGGTCGACGGTGGCTTGCACGTGATGTAG
- a CDS encoding PDR/VanB family oxidoreductase, whose translation MNASQLTVRVVRKQVEAEGICSFELADPSGALLPVFSAGSHIDVHIPGGLTRQYSLCNHPDERHRYVIAVLNDAQSRGGSRAMHEAVEEGSTLQISAPRNHFPIQPDVPRHLLLAGGIGITPMLCMAQYLASEGHAFAMHYCARSRERAAFIEQLRGASYADRVALHFDDEDAAQKLDIQALLAEAGADVHLYVCGPKGFMDAVLETARRLGWSEDRLHYEFFAASVEATGDAFEVKLASSGKTVAVPAEQTVAEALAAAGIEVPVSCGQGICGTCLVRVLEGEPDHRDLYLSPEEQARNDQFTPCCSRARSRTLVLDL comes from the coding sequence ATGAACGCATCCCAACTCACCGTGCGTGTCGTGCGCAAGCAGGTGGAAGCGGAAGGCATCTGCAGCTTTGAACTGGCTGATCCGAGTGGTGCGCTGCTGCCGGTGTTCTCCGCCGGATCGCATATCGATGTGCACATTCCGGGCGGTTTGACGCGGCAGTACTCGCTGTGCAACCACCCGGACGAACGGCATCGGTATGTGATTGCCGTGTTGAACGACGCTCAGTCGCGCGGCGGCTCGCGCGCCATGCACGAGGCCGTGGAAGAGGGCAGCACGCTGCAGATCAGCGCGCCGCGCAACCACTTTCCGATCCAGCCGGACGTGCCGCGGCACCTGCTGCTGGCCGGCGGCATTGGCATTACGCCGATGCTGTGCATGGCGCAATACCTGGCGAGCGAGGGGCACGCGTTTGCCATGCACTACTGCGCCCGCTCGCGGGAACGCGCTGCCTTTATCGAGCAGCTTCGCGGCGCGTCCTATGCTGATCGGGTGGCACTCCATTTTGACGATGAGGACGCGGCGCAAAAGCTCGACATCCAGGCCCTGCTGGCGGAGGCCGGCGCAGATGTGCACTTGTATGTATGTGGCCCCAAGGGCTTCATGGATGCTGTGCTGGAGACAGCACGCCGGCTGGGCTGGTCAGAGGATCGCTTGCACTACGAATTCTTTGCCGCCAGCGTCGAGGCCACCGGCGATGCGTTTGAAGTGAAGCTCGCCAGCTCAGGCAAGACCGTTGCCGTGCCAGCGGAGCAGACCGTGGCGGAAGCACTTGCCGCGGCTGGCATTGAGGTGCCGGTCTCCTGCGGACAAGGCATCTGCGGGACGTGCCTGGTGCGCGTGCTCGAAGGGGAGCCCGATCACCGTGATCTGTACCTCTCCCCAGAAGAGCAGGCCAGGAACGACCAGTTCACGCCGTGCTGCTCGCGCGCCAGATCGCGCACGCTGGTCCTCGACCTTTGA
- a CDS encoding MFS transporter, with protein MKTSLSMTEEAVQATQAAPPAQAETSRYRWVVLAVVWAAFLLSYVDRVAWSSVAAPVGHSLGLAVSMLGAFVTAFYIGYVLANIAGGILTDVLGGRTTLTVALVPLGVLTFCFGFAHTLWSGIAIQFAMGLAAGADYSAGMKIIAAWFRKDRGRAMGLYTTATSLAVVLTNATVPTISQWYGWQNAFRLLGGITLACAVVAWFVLRDAPEGEPPLARIKGADILALLKNRNLILLAIAGCGGLWATVGFGAWGNALMTKQYGISPVTAGSIAATFGIGAVCAKPLLGWLSDLHGHARKRISILCLAAFAVMLMVFGQSSTVTQFYLIAPLLGAVGFGYTPVLMAQVSDACGRNSAGAGAGLTNAIWQSGSAMSPLAVGYLYGQTHSFAVALLTLAVGPVVAVAALMLLPSGRSQK; from the coding sequence ATGAAAACAAGCCTCTCGATGACGGAGGAGGCGGTGCAGGCGACGCAGGCGGCGCCGCCCGCACAGGCAGAAACATCACGTTACCGCTGGGTGGTACTGGCGGTTGTCTGGGCCGCATTCCTGCTGAGCTACGTGGATCGCGTGGCGTGGAGCAGCGTTGCCGCGCCGGTCGGTCACTCGCTCGGGCTGGCCGTATCGATGCTGGGCGCGTTCGTCACGGCGTTCTACATCGGCTACGTGCTGGCCAATATCGCGGGCGGCATCCTGACCGATGTGCTCGGCGGTCGCACCACGCTCACCGTGGCGCTGGTGCCGCTGGGCGTGCTCACGTTCTGCTTTGGCTTTGCGCATACCTTGTGGTCGGGCATTGCCATCCAGTTTGCGATGGGCTTGGCGGCGGGGGCGGACTATTCCGCCGGCATGAAGATCATCGCGGCATGGTTCCGAAAGGACCGCGGCCGCGCCATGGGGCTTTACACCACCGCCACGTCGCTGGCCGTGGTGCTGACTAACGCCACGGTGCCCACGATCTCGCAGTGGTATGGCTGGCAGAACGCCTTCCGCCTGCTGGGGGGGATCACGCTGGCGTGCGCAGTCGTTGCCTGGTTTGTCCTGCGCGATGCGCCCGAAGGCGAGCCGCCGCTCGCGCGCATCAAGGGTGCGGACATCCTCGCGCTGCTCAAGAACCGCAACCTCATCCTGCTGGCCATTGCCGGTTGCGGCGGCTTGTGGGCCACCGTGGGTTTCGGCGCGTGGGGTAATGCACTGATGACCAAGCAGTACGGGATCTCTCCGGTGACGGCCGGGTCGATTGCCGCCACCTTTGGCATCGGGGCCGTCTGCGCCAAGCCGTTGCTAGGCTGGCTCTCCGACCTGCATGGCCATGCACGCAAGCGGATCTCGATCCTGTGCCTGGCCGCCTTTGCCGTCATGCTGATGGTCTTCGGGCAGAGCTCCACGGTGACCCAGTTCTACCTGATCGCGCCGCTGCTGGGTGCCGTGGGGTTCGGCTATACGCCCGTGCTCATGGCGCAGGTGAGCGACGCATGCGGGCGCAATTCCGCCGGTGCTGGTGCGGGGCTGACCAATGCGATCTGGCAGTCGGGCAGCGCCATGTCACCGCTCGCGGTGGGCTACCTCTACGGACAGACGCATTCCTTCGCGGTGGCGCTACTGACGCTGGCCGTCGGGCCGGTGGTGGCTGTGGCGGCGCTCATGCTGCTGCCGTCGGGCCGATCGCAAAAGTAG
- a CDS encoding SDR family oxidoreductase, which produces MSTNLFDLTGKIALVTGASRGIGEEIAKLLAQQGAHVIVSSRKLADCETVAERIRAAGGKAEALACHVGRMEDITATFDTIRRTHGRLDILINNAAANPHFGHILDTDLGAYEKTVEVNIRGYFFMSVEAGKMMKAQGGGAIVNTASVNALHPGDKQGIYSITKAAVAHMTRAFAMECGPFGIRVNALLPGLTKTKFAGALFEDKATYDRWISQIPLRRHAEPREMAGTVLYLVSDAASYTNGECIVVDGGMTV; this is translated from the coding sequence ATGAGCACCAACCTGTTCGACCTGACCGGCAAGATCGCCCTGGTGACCGGCGCCAGCCGCGGCATTGGCGAGGAGATCGCCAAACTGCTCGCCCAGCAGGGTGCGCACGTCATCGTGTCCAGCCGCAAGCTGGCCGATTGCGAAACCGTGGCAGAGCGCATTCGCGCAGCCGGCGGCAAGGCCGAAGCACTCGCCTGCCACGTCGGCCGCATGGAAGACATCACCGCCACGTTCGACACCATCCGCCGCACGCATGGCCGGCTCGACATCCTCATCAACAACGCGGCCGCCAATCCGCATTTCGGGCACATCCTCGACACCGATCTCGGCGCGTATGAGAAGACGGTGGAAGTGAACATCCGCGGCTACTTCTTCATGTCGGTCGAAGCCGGCAAGATGATGAAGGCGCAAGGCGGTGGTGCAATCGTCAATACCGCTTCGGTCAATGCGCTGCACCCGGGCGACAAGCAAGGCATCTACTCCATCACCAAGGCAGCGGTTGCCCACATGACGCGCGCGTTCGCCATGGAATGCGGGCCGTTCGGCATTCGCGTCAATGCCTTGCTGCCGGGCCTGACCAAAACGAAGTTTGCCGGTGCGTTGTTTGAAGACAAGGCGACGTACGACCGCTGGATCAGCCAGATCCCGCTGCGCCGCCACGCAGAGCCGCGCGAGATGGCCGGCACGGTGCTCTATCTGGTGTCCGATGCAGCGAGCTACACCAACGGCGAGTGCATCGTCGTGGATGGCGGCATGACGGTCTGA
- a CDS encoding phosphotransferase, translating to MTNDPQQLDIAALARYLQDHVPGFEGPVTAEKFSGGQSNPTFLLRTPTARYVLRRQPPGELLKSAHAVDREFRILTALSGTAVPVARPYHLCEDRAVIGSLFYVMSFEDGRIFWNPALPELSQTDRTAAYDAMLHTMAALHDIDVEAVGLADYGKPGNYFERQIGIWTKQYRLAETERIDAMERLIEWLPSACPADDGKPALVHGDFRLDNMMFEPDSTRVKAVLDWELSTLGNPLADLAYFCMCLRLPSSSSHIPGLAGQDRDALGIPQEAEMVARYCELRGLPPIENWHFYLAFSFFRLASIAQGVKRRALNGNASSAQASKAGDMTGPLAEAAVRLIDTQH from the coding sequence ATGACGAACGACCCGCAACAACTCGATATCGCCGCACTGGCGCGGTATCTGCAAGACCATGTTCCCGGCTTTGAAGGCCCTGTCACTGCGGAGAAGTTTTCCGGCGGCCAATCGAATCCGACCTTCCTCCTGCGCACGCCAACAGCCCGCTATGTGTTGCGTCGGCAGCCACCTGGCGAGCTGCTGAAATCCGCCCACGCAGTCGATCGCGAATTCCGCATCCTGACCGCGCTGTCGGGCACGGCGGTGCCGGTGGCGCGCCCATATCACCTGTGCGAAGACCGCGCCGTGATCGGCAGCCTGTTCTATGTGATGAGCTTCGAAGACGGGCGCATCTTCTGGAACCCCGCGCTGCCTGAGCTATCGCAAACGGACCGGACCGCCGCCTACGACGCCATGCTGCACACGATGGCCGCACTGCACGACATTGACGTGGAGGCGGTGGGGCTGGCCGACTACGGCAAACCTGGCAACTACTTCGAGCGCCAGATCGGCATCTGGACCAAGCAGTACCGCCTGGCGGAAACCGAGCGGATTGATGCGATGGAGCGGCTCATCGAGTGGCTGCCTTCGGCCTGCCCGGCAGATGACGGCAAACCGGCCCTCGTGCACGGCGACTTCCGCCTCGACAACATGATGTTCGAGCCGGACAGCACCCGTGTGAAGGCCGTGCTCGACTGGGAGCTGTCGACCCTCGGCAATCCGCTGGCGGACCTGGCGTACTTCTGCATGTGCCTGCGGTTGCCTTCGTCGAGCTCGCACATCCCAGGCCTTGCCGGACAGGACCGCGATGCCTTGGGGATTCCGCAAGAAGCGGAGATGGTCGCGCGCTATTGCGAGCTGCGCGGCCTGCCGCCCATCGAGAACTGGCACTTCTATCTGGCGTTCAGCTTCTTCCGCCTCGCGTCCATTGCGCAGGGGGTCAAACGGCGCGCGCTCAACGGCAACGCGTCGAGCGCGCAGGCCAGCAAGGCCGGTGACATGACCGGCCCACTGGCTGAAGCCGCGGTACGCCTGATCGACACCCAACACTGA
- a CDS encoding histidine phosphatase family protein: MAELYLVRHGQASFGAANYDQLSERGVQQSVWLGEYFAQRNLSFDRVICGTLRRHEQTVEAILRGMGRPDAQCEQHAGLNEYDFQGLFAALGDDHPELTRMATGSMRDHYRALKHVLQLWAEDKIRGPVPETWAQFQQRVADARAAIQRGGGQRVLAVSSGGPIAVTAQQVLAAPAPSAIALNLQVRNCSISQYFFNADAFQLATFNGIPHLDHAERHDFQTYG, encoded by the coding sequence ATGGCGGAGCTTTATCTCGTACGGCATGGACAGGCATCGTTTGGCGCGGCGAACTACGACCAGCTCTCCGAACGCGGCGTGCAGCAAAGCGTCTGGCTGGGCGAGTACTTCGCGCAGCGGAACCTCTCCTTTGATCGGGTGATCTGCGGCACGCTGCGGCGGCACGAGCAGACCGTCGAAGCCATCCTGCGCGGCATGGGCCGCCCGGACGCCCAGTGCGAACAGCACGCCGGCCTGAACGAATACGACTTCCAGGGACTGTTCGCCGCGCTTGGCGACGACCACCCCGAGTTGACGCGCATGGCCACGGGGTCGATGCGCGATCATTACCGCGCGCTCAAGCACGTGTTGCAACTGTGGGCCGAAGACAAGATTCGCGGGCCCGTTCCCGAGACCTGGGCCCAGTTCCAGCAGCGTGTGGCCGATGCACGCGCCGCCATCCAACGCGGTGGCGGGCAACGTGTGCTGGCAGTCAGCTCCGGTGGCCCGATTGCCGTCACCGCACAGCAGGTACTGGCGGCACCGGCACCCAGCGCCATCGCGCTGAACCTGCAGGTACGCAACTGCAGCATCTCGCAGTACTTCTTCAACGCCGACGCATTCCAGCTTGCCACCTTCAACGGCATCCCGCACCTGGACCATGCCGAGCGGCACGATTTCCAGACCTACGGATAA
- a CDS encoding aspartate/glutamate racemase family protein: MRILVVNPNISESVTDLIHAEAQRSVSPGTTLTMATAPFGVAYIETRFEALVGGYATACVVAEHQGQFDGVVVAAFGDPGLAGIKELCNVPVVGMTEAALASACLLGQRFSIIAISNRIQAWYRECVAANGLSSRLASVRSLQQPLRDIGSVQEDHAARLEEMSLQAVREDGADVIIVAGAPLAGLARTLKDRIPVPVVDGVSSAIRHCESLVALAPKGAAEGSFSRQPHKPNRGLPPALAAMLA, from the coding sequence ATGCGTATTCTGGTCGTCAATCCCAACATCTCCGAGAGCGTGACGGATCTGATCCACGCGGAGGCCCAGCGCTCCGTGTCCCCCGGCACCACGCTCACCATGGCAACGGCGCCGTTTGGCGTGGCCTATATCGAAACGCGCTTCGAGGCGCTGGTGGGCGGCTACGCCACGGCATGCGTGGTCGCTGAGCATCAGGGCCAGTTCGACGGCGTGGTTGTGGCCGCGTTCGGTGATCCGGGCCTGGCCGGCATCAAGGAGCTGTGCAATGTGCCGGTGGTCGGCATGACGGAGGCGGCGCTGGCCAGCGCCTGCCTGCTGGGCCAGCGCTTTTCCATCATCGCGATCTCGAACCGCATTCAAGCGTGGTACCGCGAGTGCGTGGCGGCCAATGGACTGTCGTCGCGACTGGCGAGCGTGCGCTCGTTGCAGCAGCCGCTGCGCGATATCGGCAGCGTGCAGGAAGACCACGCCGCGCGTCTGGAAGAAATGAGCCTGCAGGCCGTGCGGGAGGATGGCGCCGACGTCATCATCGTGGCCGGCGCGCCGCTCGCGGGGCTGGCCCGCACGCTCAAGGACCGCATTCCGGTGCCGGTCGTCGATGGGGTGTCCAGCGCCATCCGCCATTGTGAGAGCCTGGTTGCACTCGCCCCGAAGGGTGCCGCCGAAGGCAGCTTTTCGCGCCAGCCACACAAACCGAACCGTGGTCTACCGCCGGCGTTGGCGGCCATGCTGGCGTAA